A window of Pseudodesulfovibrio hydrargyri contains these coding sequences:
- a CDS encoding secondary thiamine-phosphate synthase enzyme YjbQ — MIQLQVGTHAREEMLDITPAVRRAVRENGWSDGALLLYCPHTTGAVTVNEGADPDVVRDIVVNLRKLVPHFGDYHHAEGNSDAHIKSSMFGCDQLVIVEGGDLLLGTWQKIYFCEFDGPRTRKLWVKWLSS; from the coding sequence ATGATACAGTTGCAGGTCGGCACCCATGCCCGCGAGGAAATGCTCGACATCACCCCGGCCGTGCGCCGGGCCGTGCGCGAGAACGGCTGGTCCGACGGCGCGCTGCTCCTTTATTGCCCGCACACCACCGGGGCCGTGACCGTCAACGAGGGCGCGGACCCGGACGTGGTCCGCGACATCGTCGTCAACCTGCGCAAGCTGGTCCCGCACTTCGGCGACTACCACCACGCCGAGGGCAACTCGGACGCGCACATCAAGTCCTCCATGTTCGGCTGCGACCAGCTGGTCATCGTCGAGGGTGGGGACCTTCTACTCGGCACCTGGCAGAAGATCTACTTCTGTGAGTTCGACGGCCCCCGCACACGCAAACTGTGGGTCAAGTGGCTGTCTTCCTAA
- a CDS encoding valine--tRNA ligase: MARKELAKAYEPWDVEEKWETHWERSETFTPDPDGPGDAYSIVIPPPNVTGVLHMGHALNLTLQDILCRFSRQQGKNVLWVPGTDHAGIATQNVVERQLKAEGLTRDDLGRDKFIERVWEWKKEKGDHILGQIRRMGASVDWTRECFTFDDQRAKAVREVFVSLFEQGLIYKGDYIINWCNRCHTALADDEVEHEAKPGKLHHVKYPLADGSGHLVVATTRPETMLADSAIAVNPDDERFNKYIGKTAILPLVGRELPIIGDAYVDVEFGTGCLKVTPAHDMNDWEIGRRHNLEVISILDEQGVVNENAPEKYRGLSVTEARKLVLEDLQAEGLLGEIVDHDHSVGVCYRCKSTIEPHVSTQWFVSMKPLAEKARAAVPDKTQIFPEHWTKTYYQWLDEIRDWCISRQIWWGHRIPAWTCEECGELIVAKEDPTVCTQCGSSKLIQDEDVLDTWFSSALWPFSTMGWPDDTKELAKYYPTSCLVTGFDILFFWVARMMMMGLQFMEQIPFHHVYIHALVRDEQGKKMSKSTGNVIDPLDMIGKYGADALRFTLTSFAAMGRDIKLSEQRIEGYKHFMNKVWNATRFAMMNLPDEIPDADVHEASDLANRWILHRLEEVKESIAKATEEYRFNEIAQTLYKFIWSEFCDWYLEMIKPALYGEDERAKAATQRVLWTVLSETMILLHPVTPFITQEIWNVLPRPAGDDRSEDIATLPFPEKRPDCLDAVTVAEMDLFMGVVSGTRNIRTELLIEPAKKLDLLIRTVSDADKAVLEANLGLIQSLARIDNVTIGPDVKAPKASGAAVVQGNELSVPLEGVVDFDAELARLDKNLAKLEKTMKGVAGKLKNPGFVNNAPAEVVEGEKKKLAEMEEEKTKLTQLKARLESVMG, translated from the coding sequence ATGGCGCGGAAAGAGTTAGCCAAAGCCTACGAACCGTGGGATGTGGAAGAGAAGTGGGAGACCCACTGGGAGCGGAGCGAGACCTTCACCCCGGACCCGGACGGTCCGGGCGACGCCTATTCCATCGTCATCCCGCCGCCCAACGTCACCGGCGTCCTGCACATGGGCCACGCCCTGAACCTGACGCTCCAGGACATCCTCTGCCGCTTCAGCCGCCAGCAGGGCAAGAACGTCCTGTGGGTGCCGGGCACGGACCACGCGGGCATCGCCACCCAGAACGTGGTCGAGCGCCAGCTCAAGGCCGAGGGCCTGACCCGCGACGACCTGGGCCGCGACAAGTTCATCGAGCGCGTCTGGGAGTGGAAGAAGGAGAAGGGCGACCACATCCTCGGCCAGATCCGGCGCATGGGCGCGTCGGTCGACTGGACCCGCGAGTGCTTCACCTTCGACGACCAGCGGGCCAAGGCCGTGCGCGAGGTCTTCGTCTCCCTGTTCGAGCAGGGGCTGATCTACAAGGGCGACTACATCATCAACTGGTGCAACCGCTGCCACACCGCCCTGGCCGACGACGAGGTCGAACACGAGGCCAAGCCCGGCAAGCTGCATCACGTCAAATACCCCCTGGCCGACGGCTCGGGCCACCTGGTCGTGGCCACCACCCGGCCCGAGACCATGCTGGCCGACTCGGCCATCGCCGTGAACCCGGACGACGAGCGGTTCAACAAGTACATCGGCAAGACCGCCATCCTGCCGTTGGTCGGCCGTGAACTGCCGATCATCGGCGACGCCTACGTGGACGTGGAGTTCGGCACCGGCTGCCTCAAGGTCACCCCGGCCCACGACATGAACGACTGGGAGATCGGCCGCAGGCACAACCTGGAGGTCATCTCCATCCTGGACGAGCAGGGGGTCGTCAACGAGAACGCGCCCGAAAAGTACCGTGGGTTGTCCGTGACCGAGGCGCGCAAGCTCGTGCTCGAGGACCTTCAGGCCGAAGGGCTGCTCGGCGAGATCGTGGACCACGACCACTCGGTGGGCGTGTGCTACCGCTGCAAGTCCACCATCGAGCCCCACGTCTCCACCCAGTGGTTCGTGTCCATGAAGCCGCTGGCCGAAAAGGCCCGCGCCGCCGTGCCGGACAAGACGCAGATTTTCCCGGAGCACTGGACCAAGACCTACTACCAGTGGCTGGACGAGATCCGCGACTGGTGCATCTCCCGGCAGATATGGTGGGGCCACCGCATCCCGGCCTGGACCTGCGAGGAGTGCGGCGAACTGATCGTCGCCAAGGAAGACCCGACGGTCTGCACCCAGTGCGGATCAAGCAAGCTGATCCAGGACGAGGACGTGCTGGACACCTGGTTCTCCTCGGCCCTGTGGCCGTTCTCGACCATGGGCTGGCCCGACGACACCAAGGAGCTGGCCAAGTACTACCCGACCTCCTGCCTGGTCACCGGCTTCGACATCCTGTTCTTCTGGGTGGCGCGCATGATGATGATGGGCCTCCAGTTCATGGAGCAGATTCCGTTCCACCACGTGTACATCCACGCCCTGGTGCGCGACGAGCAGGGCAAGAAGATGTCCAAGTCCACGGGCAACGTCATCGACCCCCTGGACATGATCGGGAAGTACGGTGCCGACGCCCTGCGCTTCACCCTGACCAGCTTCGCGGCCATGGGCCGGGACATCAAGCTTTCGGAGCAGCGCATCGAGGGGTACAAGCATTTCATGAACAAGGTCTGGAACGCCACGCGGTTCGCCATGATGAACCTGCCCGACGAGATTCCGGACGCGGACGTGCACGAGGCCTCCGACCTGGCCAACCGCTGGATTCTCCACCGGCTGGAGGAGGTCAAGGAATCCATCGCCAAGGCCACCGAAGAGTACCGCTTCAACGAGATCGCCCAGACCCTGTACAAGTTCATCTGGTCCGAGTTCTGCGACTGGTACCTGGAGATGATCAAGCCCGCGTTGTACGGCGAGGACGAGCGGGCCAAGGCCGCCACCCAGCGGGTGCTCTGGACCGTCCTGTCCGAGACCATGATCCTGCTCCACCCGGTGACCCCGTTCATCACCCAGGAAATCTGGAACGTGCTGCCGAGGCCCGCGGGCGACGACAGGAGCGAGGACATCGCCACCCTGCCGTTCCCGGAAAAGCGGCCCGACTGCCTGGACGCCGTGACCGTGGCCGAGATGGATCTGTTCATGGGCGTGGTCTCCGGCACCCGGAACATCCGCACCGAACTGCTCATCGAACCGGCCAAGAAACTCGACCTGCTGATCAGGACCGTGAGCGACGCGGACAAGGCGGTGCTGGAAGCCAACCTCGGCCTGATCCAGTCTTTAGCCCGCATCGACAACGTGACCATCGGCCCGGACGTCAAGGCTCCCAAAGCCTCGGGCGCGGCCGTGGTCCAGGGCAACGAACTGTCCGTGCCCCTGGAGGGCGTGGTCGACTTCGACGCCGAACTGGCCCGCCTGGACAAGAACCTGGCCAAGCTCGAAAAGACCATGAAGGGCGTTGCCGGCAAGCTCAAGAACCCCGGCTTCGTGAACAACGCGCCCGCCGAGGTGGTCGAGGGCGAGAAGAAGAAGCTCGCCGAAATGGAAGAGGAAAAGACCAAGCTGACCCAGCTCAAGGCGCGGCTTGAAAGCGTGATGGGCTAG
- the cobA gene encoding uroporphyrinogen-III C-methyltransferase produces MANVFLVGAGPGDPGMLTLRAKEIIESCDVMIYDYLANAEFLKWCKPDCEILYVGKKGGDHTLPQDQINGLIVEKARSGKVICRLKGGDPYVFGRGGEEGEELVEAGIDFEVVPGITAGVAAAAYAGIPVTHRDFTTSVCFITGHEDPTKSESGHNWAVYGQSTSTLVFYMGVGNLPMIAKNLMDNGRAADTPVALVRWGTRCNQTSFVSDLEHVAEEAQARNWQAPSIIIVGGVCSLHDKLGWFEKKPMLGQGVIVTRAREQASGLVGVLREQGACVREFPTISVEPLDDYAEVETAILQLARYQWVVFTSVNGVKHFWQQLRAIGLDARIFGGMRVAAIGPATADELRARGIEPDFIPEKYVAEHVVKGLLERGIAGSDVLIPRAKVAREVLPRELKAAGCNVTVLPVYETRLGQASGDEIMEALGAGDIRYVTFTSSSTVENFFELVPADAFRNFPEVRIASIGPVTSDTVRKFGLTPAIEPEDYTIPGLVDALIKDAAAK; encoded by the coding sequence ATGGCAAACGTGTTTCTCGTCGGAGCCGGGCCGGGCGATCCGGGCATGCTCACCCTGCGGGCCAAGGAGATCATCGAGTCGTGCGACGTGATGATCTACGACTATCTGGCCAACGCCGAATTTTTGAAGTGGTGCAAGCCGGACTGCGAAATCCTGTACGTGGGCAAGAAGGGCGGCGACCACACCCTGCCCCAGGACCAGATCAACGGGCTGATCGTCGAGAAGGCCAGGTCCGGCAAGGTCATCTGCCGACTCAAGGGCGGCGATCCGTACGTGTTCGGGCGCGGCGGCGAAGAGGGCGAGGAACTCGTGGAGGCGGGCATCGACTTCGAGGTGGTGCCCGGCATCACCGCGGGCGTGGCGGCTGCCGCGTACGCGGGCATCCCGGTGACCCACCGCGACTTCACCACGTCGGTCTGCTTCATCACCGGACACGAGGACCCGACCAAGTCCGAGTCCGGCCACAACTGGGCCGTGTACGGGCAGTCCACCTCCACGCTCGTTTTCTACATGGGCGTGGGCAACCTGCCCATGATCGCCAAGAATCTCATGGACAACGGCCGCGCCGCCGACACCCCGGTGGCGCTGGTGCGCTGGGGCACGCGCTGCAACCAGACCTCGTTCGTGTCCGACCTGGAGCACGTGGCCGAGGAGGCGCAGGCCCGCAACTGGCAGGCCCCGTCCATCATCATCGTGGGCGGCGTGTGCAGTCTTCACGACAAGCTCGGCTGGTTCGAGAAGAAGCCCATGCTCGGCCAGGGCGTGATCGTCACCCGGGCGCGCGAGCAGGCCTCGGGCCTGGTGGGCGTGCTGCGCGAGCAGGGCGCGTGCGTGCGCGAGTTCCCGACCATCTCGGTGGAGCCGCTGGACGACTACGCCGAGGTCGAGACCGCGATCCTGCAACTGGCCCGCTACCAGTGGGTGGTGTTCACCTCGGTCAACGGCGTCAAACATTTCTGGCAACAGCTGCGGGCCATCGGCCTGGACGCGCGCATCTTCGGCGGCATGCGGGTCGCGGCCATCGGCCCGGCCACGGCGGACGAGCTGCGGGCGCGCGGCATCGAGCCGGACTTCATCCCCGAGAAATACGTGGCCGAGCACGTGGTCAAGGGGCTGCTTGAGCGCGGTATCGCCGGTTCGGACGTGCTCATCCCCCGCGCCAAGGTGGCCCGCGAGGTTCTGCCCCGCGAGCTCAAGGCGGCTGGCTGCAACGTCACGGTCCTGCCGGTCTACGAGACCCGGCTGGGCCAGGCCTCGGGCGACGAGATCATGGAGGCGCTGGGCGCGGGCGACATCCGCTACGTGACCTTCACCTCGTCGAGCACGGTGGAGAACTTCTTCGAACTGGTCCCGGCCGACGCGTTCAGGAACTTCCCGGAGGTGCGGATCGCCTCCATCGGCCCCGTGACCTCGGATACGGTCCGCAAATTCGGCCTGACCCCGGCCATCGAGCCCGAGGACTACACCATCCCCGGCCTGGTGGATGCGCTCATTAAGGACGCGGCCGCGAAATAG
- a CDS encoding substrate-binding periplasmic protein, which translates to MRRLCPLLILFLLLGPVAAGAEGVRVITEFNPPFNFDTRDGASGIATDLFLRMADRAGLKMARKDIRVWPWARGYKEILEKPDVILYAMARTPGREGLFQWIGPIMPLHSGLFALRDRKIVIKDPVEDAGQYRYGTMRASASEQELVRRGLPPGRMDSVHDRAMNIRKLVQGRIDILVSNEPATFYTIRQMGLDPDKFEVVHRLMSVDLYFAASPDMDPAVVRRLQSALDGLKADGTVARIIKSYR; encoded by the coding sequence ATGAGACGCCTGTGCCCCCTGCTCATACTTTTCCTCCTGCTCGGCCCTGTCGCGGCCGGGGCCGAGGGGGTGCGCGTCATTACCGAGTTCAACCCGCCCTTCAACTTCGACACCCGCGACGGCGCTTCGGGCATCGCCACCGACCTGTTCCTGCGCATGGCGGACCGGGCCGGGCTTAAAATGGCACGCAAGGACATCCGCGTCTGGCCCTGGGCCAGGGGGTACAAGGAGATACTCGAAAAGCCGGACGTCATCCTCTACGCCATGGCCCGGACGCCCGGGCGCGAGGGGTTGTTCCAGTGGATCGGCCCGATCATGCCTCTGCACAGCGGCCTGTTCGCCCTCAGGGACAGGAAGATCGTCATCAAGGACCCGGTGGAAGACGCCGGGCAGTACCGGTACGGGACCATGCGGGCCAGCGCCTCGGAGCAGGAACTCGTGCGGCGGGGCCTGCCTCCTGGACGCATGGACTCGGTGCACGACCGCGCCATGAACATCCGCAAGCTCGTCCAGGGGCGCATAGACATTCTGGTGAGCAACGAGCCGGCCACCTTTTACACCATCCGCCAGATGGGGCTGGACCCGGACAAATTCGAGGTCGTCCACCGGCTCATGAGCGTCGACCTCTACTTCGCGGCCAGCCCGGACATGGACCCGGCCGTGGTCCGCCGCCTGCAATCGGCCCTGGACGGGCTCAAGGCCGACGGGACCGTGGCCCGGATCATCAAGAGCTATCGATAA
- a CDS encoding YegP family protein translates to MAGKFERKQASDGQWMFNLKAGNGEVILTSERYAAKSGCDNGIASVQANSPLDERFERKVAKNGQPYFVLKAANHQVIGVSEMYSSKSAMETGIASVKANGRTTVIVDA, encoded by the coding sequence ATGGCAGGCAAATTCGAACGCAAGCAGGCATCGGACGGACAGTGGATGTTCAACCTCAAGGCGGGTAACGGAGAGGTCATCCTGACCAGCGAACGCTACGCGGCCAAGAGCGGGTGCGACAACGGCATCGCCAGCGTGCAGGCCAACAGCCCGCTGGACGAACGCTTTGAACGCAAGGTGGCCAAAAACGGCCAGCCCTATTTCGTGCTCAAGGCCGCCAACCACCAGGTCATCGGCGTGAGCGAGATGTACTCGTCCAAATCCGCCATGGAGACCGGCATCGCTTCGGTGAAGGCCAACGGCCGGACCACCGTGATTGTGGACGCCTAG
- the cobM gene encoding precorrin-4 C(11)-methyltransferase, protein MADVYFIGAGPGDPELLTVKGRRLIGEADLVLYAGSLVPAEVVAGAKKGSRVADSAPMSLEETHALMAETVASGGMVARVHTGDPSLYGAIREQMALLDAAGISYAVVPGVTAGFAAAAAAGRSYTVPEVTQTLIFTRLEGKTPVPEGEGLRKLAAHGSAMCIYLSAGDPEGVQRELLAGGLAGSTLVVMAYRVGWPEEKVVETELASLARAARDNGFTRQTVFLVLPGQGREDAGKARSLLYDKDFRHMYRA, encoded by the coding sequence ATGGCGGACGTCTATTTCATCGGAGCCGGGCCGGGCGACCCGGAACTGCTGACCGTCAAGGGGCGGCGGCTGATCGGGGAGGCGGACCTGGTGCTCTACGCCGGGTCCCTGGTGCCCGCCGAGGTGGTGGCCGGGGCCAAGAAGGGCTCGCGGGTGGCCGACTCCGCGCCCATGAGCCTGGAGGAAACCCACGCGCTCATGGCCGAGACCGTGGCATCGGGCGGCATGGTCGCCCGGGTGCATACCGGCGATCCGTCGCTGTACGGGGCCATCCGAGAACAGATGGCCCTGCTGGACGCGGCCGGGATATCGTATGCGGTGGTGCCGGGCGTGACCGCCGGGTTCGCGGCGGCCGCTGCGGCGGGGCGGTCATACACCGTGCCCGAGGTGACCCAGACGCTGATTTTCACCCGGCTGGAAGGCAAGACCCCGGTGCCCGAGGGCGAGGGGCTGCGCAAGCTGGCGGCCCACGGCTCGGCCATGTGCATCTATCTTTCGGCCGGCGACCCCGAGGGCGTGCAGCGGGAGCTTCTGGCTGGCGGCCTGGCCGGGTCCACCTTGGTGGTCATGGCCTACCGGGTGGGCTGGCCCGAGGAGAAGGTTGTGGAGACCGAGCTGGCCTCGCTGGCCCGGGCGGCGCGCGACAACGGCTTCACCCGTCAGACCGTGTTCCTGGTCCTGCCCGGCCAGGGGCGCGAGGACGCGGGCAAGGCCCGGTCGTTGCTCTACGACAAGGATTTCCGGCACATGTACCGCGCCTGA
- a CDS encoding 3'-5' exonuclease yields the protein MPTLDDVRFVAIDFETADPKRDSACALGIVVVDRGEIVARDYRLIRPPRAKFNPFCVRVHGIHWSDVCDEPCFGDLWPELEVHFRGADFLVAHNAAFDKSVLHTCCRESGRTAPEQPFLCTVQLARKTWELASNKLPSVCAHLGIELNHHNAASDAEACALIAVNGLRLNPDFMSKVL from the coding sequence ATGCCCACACTAGATGACGTGCGGTTTGTGGCGATTGATTTCGAGACGGCGGACCCGAAGCGGGATTCGGCGTGCGCCTTGGGCATCGTGGTGGTGGACCGGGGCGAGATCGTGGCCCGGGACTACCGACTGATCCGACCGCCCAGGGCCAAGTTCAACCCGTTCTGCGTGCGCGTGCACGGCATCCACTGGTCGGACGTGTGCGACGAGCCGTGCTTCGGTGACCTGTGGCCCGAGCTGGAGGTCCATTTCCGGGGCGCGGACTTTCTGGTGGCGCACAACGCGGCCTTTGACAAGTCCGTGCTGCACACCTGCTGCCGCGAATCGGGCCGGACCGCGCCGGAACAGCCGTTTCTGTGCACCGTGCAGCTGGCCCGCAAGACGTGGGAGCTGGCCTCGAACAAGCTGCCGAGCGTGTGCGCCCATCTGGGTATCGAACTGAACCACCACAACGCGGCCTCGGACGCCGAGGCGTGCGCGCTTATCGCGGTCAACGGGCTGCGCCTGAACCCGGATTTCATGAGCAAGGTGCTGTGA
- the purN gene encoding phosphoribosylglycinamide formyltransferase yields the protein MAMPIAVLVSGGGSNLQSIIDRIEAGMLDAEIKVVVSNRGDSFGLTRARNHNIPTRVLLHTDFDSRETFDEEMVRAIRQSGVNETGAVVMAGFMRIVTPVFLEPFRGRVVNIHPALLPSFPGVRGQGDAADYGVKISGCTVHFVDEQMDHGAVIMQAAVPCQPGEGGDALAARILKLEHRILPQALQWLAEGRLELRGRFVHLKPASRNLAIQPSAGVDTDTQALVWPPLEDGF from the coding sequence ATGGCAATGCCCATCGCCGTCCTCGTGTCCGGGGGCGGGTCCAACCTGCAGTCCATCATCGACCGCATAGAAGCGGGCATGCTCGACGCCGAGATCAAGGTGGTCGTGTCCAACAGGGGAGACTCCTTCGGCCTGACCCGGGCGCGCAACCACAACATTCCCACCCGCGTGCTGCTGCACACGGACTTCGATTCCCGCGAGACCTTTGACGAGGAGATGGTCCGGGCCATCCGCCAGTCGGGCGTGAACGAGACCGGCGCGGTGGTCATGGCCGGGTTCATGCGTATCGTCACCCCGGTCTTTCTCGAACCGTTCAGGGGCCGCGTGGTCAATATCCACCCGGCCCTGCTGCCGAGCTTCCCGGGCGTGCGCGGCCAGGGCGACGCGGCGGACTACGGGGTCAAGATCTCCGGCTGCACCGTGCACTTCGTGGACGAACAGATGGACCACGGCGCGGTCATCATGCAGGCCGCCGTGCCGTGCCAGCCGGGCGAGGGCGGCGACGCGCTGGCCGCGCGCATCCTCAAGCTGGAACACCGCATCCTCCCCCAGGCCCTGCAATGGCTGGCCGAAGGGCGGTTGGAGCTGCGCGGCCGGTTCGTGCACCTCAAACCGGCCAGCCGAAATCTGGCCATCCAACCCTCGGCCGGTGTTGACACCGACACCCAGGCCCTGGTCTGGCCGCCGCTGGAAGACGGATTTTAG
- a CDS encoding GGDEF domain-containing protein, which translates to MTPSEIDDKARIEYERINAFFKQSRIGYAGMLTSIIFSGFLIRPYTDSSVVIYWMLAIVLTYIPRLAVSVAYTKKKRKGAITPENIESWEKRVQLHSVLPFLAYSSIALLPYNDYVFTGVMIAAFSLISMLTGGILLYRSSLKIIRLYFYVSFACLIGRCLYEGSYQYYLLLVPLLIMLVLIHQLLKTQFSDYVENIARRIQYERASQADPLTGLANRRYMDAFMEKLLPISKRSNQEFQVSMIDIDHFKKYNDTHGHIKGDELLINLSHLIKRRIRSGDLFVRYGGEEFTLILAGCDQDSAKELFEEIMVDIKEELGVSISVGLSSSHRSNDFYQLLELADDALYSSKQNGRDCITFA; encoded by the coding sequence ATGACTCCCTCCGAAATAGACGACAAAGCCCGGATCGAATACGAAAGAATCAACGCTTTTTTCAAACAATCCAGGATTGGCTATGCAGGAATGCTGACCAGCATCATTTTCTCAGGTTTCTTGATTCGCCCTTACACCGACTCATCAGTAGTTATCTACTGGATGTTGGCAATTGTCCTCACATACATCCCTCGACTTGCTGTTTCCGTTGCCTATACAAAAAAGAAGAGAAAAGGGGCCATCACGCCAGAGAATATTGAATCATGGGAAAAACGGGTTCAGCTCCATAGCGTTCTTCCTTTTTTGGCCTATAGCTCCATAGCATTGCTCCCCTATAACGATTACGTTTTCACAGGAGTCATGATCGCGGCATTCAGTTTGATATCAATGCTGACCGGCGGCATACTGCTCTATAGGTCTTCACTCAAAATCATCCGGCTGTATTTCTACGTCTCTTTTGCGTGCCTCATCGGACGATGCCTGTATGAGGGCAGCTACCAATACTACCTTCTTTTAGTCCCCCTGCTTATCATGCTGGTGCTCATCCACCAACTTTTGAAGACCCAATTTTCGGACTACGTGGAGAATATTGCCCGCAGAATTCAATATGAAAGGGCTTCACAGGCAGACCCGCTGACCGGTCTTGCAAACCGGAGATATATGGATGCCTTCATGGAAAAACTCCTGCCGATATCCAAACGGTCAAATCAAGAATTCCAAGTCTCCATGATAGATATCGATCACTTTAAAAAATACAACGACACACACGGTCACATCAAAGGGGATGAGCTCCTGATCAACCTCTCCCATCTCATCAAGAGACGCATTCGATCTGGAGACCTGTTTGTTCGTTATGGTGGTGAAGAATTCACCCTTATTCTGGCCGGATGCGATCAAGATTCGGCAAAGGAGCTTTTCGAAGAAATCATGGTGGACATAAAAGAAGAACTTGGCGTCTCAATCAGCGTGGGCTTGAGTTCCAGTCATAGGTCCAATGATTTTTACCAACTCCTCGAACTGGCTGACGACGCCCTATATTCTTCCAAGCAGAACGGCAGGGATTGTATTACCTTCGCCTGA
- a CDS encoding endonuclease/exonuclease/phosphatase family protein, translating into MKTSNPTLTALAWLYLACMGAATALMYALGDRWWPATLLLFGPRWVLGLPLIPLLPLALFRKRLLLIPLGLSLGVFLWPLLGWNVVWDSPKSASGATVRVLSLNTKDGHIDRDALAGLITGLGVDVVALQELPKWYTLPFIPGWHTLKQAGVAIYSRYPLVPAKSVWTTHPPHLNKQLSGLGAVVDAPQGRFAFFAVHLPSARYGLQNVVSRGLGVDPGKAGMLRGETSGRELASRRVADLVGAASLPVIVAGDFNMPRQSRIFRDVWGRYHDAFAETAGGYGWTFYDEYRGIPVPLSIDHVVTGNGALPLDFSVGPDIYSDHRPIIADVALPPAK; encoded by the coding sequence ATGAAGACATCCAACCCCACCCTTACGGCCCTGGCCTGGCTCTATCTGGCCTGCATGGGCGCGGCCACGGCGCTGATGTACGCCCTGGGGGACCGCTGGTGGCCTGCCACGCTGCTGCTCTTCGGGCCCCGCTGGGTCCTGGGGCTGCCGCTGATTCCGCTCCTTCCCCTGGCCCTGTTCCGCAAACGGCTTCTGTTGATCCCCCTGGGGTTGTCCCTGGGGGTGTTTTTGTGGCCGCTGCTCGGCTGGAACGTGGTCTGGGATTCGCCCAAGTCCGCGTCCGGGGCGACCGTCCGGGTGTTGTCCCTGAACACCAAGGACGGCCACATCGACCGGGACGCGCTGGCCGGGCTGATCACGGGCCTGGGCGTCGACGTGGTGGCCCTGCAGGAGCTGCCCAAGTGGTACACCCTGCCCTTCATTCCGGGGTGGCACACCCTCAAGCAGGCCGGGGTCGCCATCTATTCCCGCTATCCCCTGGTTCCGGCCAAGAGCGTCTGGACCACCCATCCGCCGCACCTGAACAAGCAGTTGAGCGGACTGGGCGCGGTGGTCGACGCGCCCCAAGGGCGGTTCGCCTTTTTCGCGGTGCATCTGCCGAGCGCCCGGTATGGCCTGCAAAACGTCGTCAGCCGGGGCCTGGGCGTTGATCCCGGCAAGGCGGGCATGCTCCGGGGCGAGACCTCGGGGCGGGAACTCGCCTCCAGGCGGGTGGCGGACCTGGTAGGGGCCGCCTCCCTGCCCGTGATCGTGGCCGGGGACTTCAACATGCCCCGGCAGAGCCGCATCTTCAGGGATGTCTGGGGACGCTATCACGACGCCTTTGCGGAGACCGCCGGCGGCTACGGCTGGACCTTCTACGACGAATACCGGGGCATCCCGGTTCCGCTGTCCATCGACCACGTCGTGACCGGCAACGGCGCGCTGCCGCTGGATTTCTCGGTCGGCCCGGACATCTATTCGGACCACCGCCCGATCATCGCCGACGTGGCCCTGCCCCCGGCGAAGTAG